One stretch of Streptomyces sp. MMBL 11-1 DNA includes these proteins:
- a CDS encoding NUDIX domain-containing protein has protein sequence MIVWINGAFSAGKTSAAGELIDLIPNSTLYDPEITGAGLRGLLPQKRLAEVTDFQDLPIWRRLVVDTAAALLAEVPGVLVVPMTLLRQEYRDEIFGGLASRRIPVRHVALAPEETILRRRIAGREEFPGDEEQSERVRRWAYEHIGPYRDALDWITEDAHVVDNSALTPRETAERIADAVRTGNAAPCPIVQSPEPTAETVAAGVLLFDEQDRVLLVDPTYKPGWEFPGGVVEAGEAPARAGIREVAEEIGLRLDRVPTLLLVDWESPRPPGYGGLRFLFDGGLLRSEDAGRLLLPGSELRGWRFVTEEEAAGLLPPTRYERLRWALRARERSTVLNLEAGVPVG, from the coding sequence GTGATCGTCTGGATCAACGGTGCGTTCAGTGCGGGCAAGACCAGCGCCGCGGGCGAACTGATCGATCTGATCCCGAACAGCACGCTGTACGACCCGGAGATCACCGGAGCGGGGCTGCGCGGCCTGCTGCCGCAGAAGCGGCTCGCCGAGGTCACCGACTTCCAGGATCTGCCGATCTGGCGGCGGCTCGTGGTGGACACGGCGGCGGCGCTGCTCGCCGAGGTGCCCGGGGTGCTGGTGGTGCCGATGACCCTGCTGCGACAGGAGTACCGCGACGAGATCTTCGGAGGGCTCGCCTCCCGGCGCATTCCCGTCCGGCATGTGGCGCTCGCACCGGAGGAAACGATCCTGCGACGCCGGATCGCGGGCCGCGAGGAGTTTCCCGGCGACGAGGAGCAGAGCGAACGGGTGCGGAGATGGGCGTACGAGCACATCGGCCCGTACCGCGACGCCCTCGACTGGATCACCGAGGACGCGCATGTGGTCGACAACAGCGCCCTCACGCCCCGGGAGACCGCCGAGCGGATCGCGGACGCCGTGCGCACCGGCAACGCCGCGCCGTGCCCGATCGTCCAGAGCCCGGAGCCGACCGCCGAGACGGTGGCCGCCGGGGTGCTGCTCTTCGACGAGCAGGACCGGGTGCTGCTCGTCGACCCCACGTACAAACCGGGGTGGGAGTTCCCCGGCGGGGTCGTGGAGGCGGGCGAGGCTCCCGCGCGGGCCGGGATCCGTGAGGTCGCCGAGGAGATAGGCCTGCGCCTCGACCGGGTCCCCACCCTGCTGCTCGTCGACTGGGAGTCGCCCCGCCCGCCCGGCTACGGCGGTCTGCGCTTCCTCTTCGACGGCGGCCTGTTGCGCTCCGAGGACGCGGGACGGCTGCTGCTGCCCGGCTCCGAGCTGCGCGGCTGGCGCTTCGTCACCGAGGAGGAGGCCGCGGGGCTGCTGCCGCCCACCCGGTACGAGAGGCTGCGCTGGGCCCTGCGGGCGCGCGAGCGGTCGACGGTGCTCAACCTGGAGGCGGGGGTGCCGGTGGGCTGA
- a CDS encoding ROK family protein, translated as MHTDLVAALDIGGTKIAGALVDGEGSLLVRAQRPTPAREGGEAVMGAVDEVLGELMASPLWGRAGSVGIGSAGPVDAAAGTVSPVNVPGWRDFPLVERVHKTAGGLPVALVGDGVAMTAAEHWLGAARGYDNALCLVVSTGVGGGLVLGGTPRPGPSGNAGHIGHISVDLDGDPCPCGARGCVEGIASGPNIARRALANGWRPGPDGDATAAAVAVAARAGDPVAIASYERAAQALAAGIAATATLADLDIAVVGGGVAGAGDVLFVPLRRSLRDYATLSYLRRLTVAPAVMGTDAGLVGAAAAAIALR; from the coding sequence ATGCATACCGACCTCGTCGCCGCGCTCGACATCGGCGGCACCAAGATCGCCGGCGCGCTCGTGGACGGCGAGGGATCCCTCCTCGTACGGGCACAGCGGCCGACGCCCGCCCGGGAGGGCGGCGAGGCGGTCATGGGCGCCGTGGACGAGGTGCTGGGCGAGCTGATGGCCTCGCCCCTGTGGGGCCGCGCCGGTTCCGTCGGCATCGGCAGCGCCGGTCCGGTGGATGCCGCCGCCGGCACGGTCAGCCCGGTCAACGTCCCCGGCTGGCGGGACTTCCCGCTGGTGGAGCGGGTGCACAAGACGGCGGGCGGACTGCCGGTCGCGCTGGTCGGCGACGGGGTCGCGATGACGGCCGCCGAGCACTGGCTCGGTGCGGCCCGGGGCTACGACAACGCGCTGTGCCTCGTCGTGTCGACGGGCGTCGGTGGCGGGCTCGTCCTCGGCGGCACCCCGCGGCCCGGTCCCTCGGGCAACGCCGGGCACATCGGCCACATCAGCGTCGACCTGGACGGCGACCCGTGCCCCTGCGGTGCGCGCGGCTGCGTCGAGGGCATCGCCAGCGGCCCCAACATCGCCCGCCGCGCGCTGGCGAACGGCTGGCGGCCCGGCCCGGACGGCGACGCGACGGCCGCGGCGGTGGCCGTCGCCGCCCGCGCGGGGGACCCGGTCGCCATCGCCTCCTACGAGCGTGCCGCCCAGGCGCTGGCGGCCGGCATCGCCGCCACCGCCACCCTGGCGGACCTCGACATCGCGGTGGTCGGCGGGGGAGTGGCCGGGGCCGGCGACGTGCTCTTCGTGCCGCTGCGCCGCAGCCTGCGCGACTACGCCACGCTCTCCTACCTCCGGCGGCTGACCGTGGCGCCCGCCGTGATGGGCACCGACGCGGGTCTGGTCGGCGCCGCGGCGGCGGCCATCGCGCTTCGCTAG
- a CDS encoding LacI family DNA-binding transcriptional regulator, whose protein sequence is MDRTARHSETRYGNRPTMKDVAARAGVGLKTVSRVVNSEPGVTPDTERRVQEAIDALGFRRNDSARVLRKGRTASIGLVLEDLADPFYGPLSRAVEEVARAHGALLINGSSAEDPEREQELVLALCARRVDGLIVIPAGDDHRYLEPEIKAGIATVFVDRPAGHVDVDMVLSDSFGGSREGVAHLIAHGHRRIGFIGDQPRIHTATERLRGYHVAMRDAGITVEDGWVSLGSTEPERVRAAAEEMLSGPEPVTALFAGNNRVTVTAVRVIAERERPVALVGFDDIELADLLGITVISQDAAAVGRTAAEHLFRRLDGADHATARVELPTRLIPRGSGELPPG, encoded by the coding sequence GTGGACCGGACCGCCCGTCATTCCGAGACCCGATACGGCAACCGGCCGACCATGAAGGACGTGGCGGCCCGCGCCGGAGTCGGCCTGAAGACGGTCTCCCGGGTGGTGAACAGCGAGCCCGGCGTCACGCCGGACACCGAACGCCGCGTACAGGAGGCGATCGACGCGCTCGGTTTCCGCCGCAACGACAGCGCCCGTGTACTGCGCAAGGGGCGTACGGCATCCATCGGACTGGTCCTGGAGGATCTGGCGGACCCGTTCTACGGTCCGTTGAGCCGTGCGGTGGAGGAGGTCGCCCGCGCGCACGGCGCGCTGCTGATCAACGGCTCCAGCGCCGAGGACCCGGAGCGGGAGCAGGAGTTGGTGCTGGCGCTGTGCGCCCGCCGGGTGGACGGTCTGATCGTGATCCCGGCGGGCGACGACCACCGTTATCTGGAGCCGGAGATCAAGGCGGGCATCGCCACGGTCTTCGTGGACCGCCCCGCGGGCCACGTGGACGTCGACATGGTGCTCTCCGACAGCTTCGGCGGGTCCAGGGAGGGCGTGGCGCACCTCATCGCGCACGGCCACCGCAGGATCGGGTTCATCGGCGACCAGCCGCGGATCCACACGGCCACCGAGCGACTGCGCGGCTATCACGTCGCCATGCGGGACGCGGGCATCACCGTCGAGGACGGCTGGGTCTCCCTCGGTTCCACCGAGCCGGAGCGGGTGCGGGCCGCCGCCGAGGAGATGCTCTCCGGGCCCGAGCCGGTCACCGCGCTGTTCGCGGGCAACAACCGGGTGACGGTGACGGCGGTCCGGGTGATCGCGGAGCGGGAACGGCCGGTGGCACTGGTCGGGTTCGACGACATCGAGCTGGCCGACCTTCTCGGCATCACCGTGATCTCGCAGGACGCGGCGGCGGTCGGCAGGACCGCCGCCGAGCACCTCTTCCGCCGTCTCGACGGGGCGGACCACGCCACGGCGCGGGTGGAACTGCCGACACGGCTGATCCCGCGCGGCTCGGGCGAACTGCCCCCGGGCTGA
- a CDS encoding alpha/beta fold hydrolase: MKGKLTRTFETPDGAVRWDVLGEGKPVVLLHGTPFSSLIWRDIAPALARDHRVYLWDLLGFGQSEQRDGQDVGPAAQAKVFTRLLEHWGLERPRVIAHDIGGAVALRPLLLDGARYADLTLVDAVACGDWGTGLFRLIRENADLFEQLPGYAHEALVESHLRHATHTGYRADVLAAHADPWRGERGRAAYYRQYRQADQAATDAFQHLLGDVPVPTRIIWGREDRFLPAHFAEQLHALIPHSELHWIEDAGHTVQEDAPAQLLALLTRDFRPAGPGA, translated from the coding sequence GTGAAAGGGAAGCTGACCAGGACGTTCGAGACTCCGGACGGGGCGGTCCGCTGGGACGTGCTGGGGGAGGGGAAGCCGGTGGTCCTGCTGCACGGCACCCCGTTCTCCTCGCTCATCTGGCGCGACATCGCCCCGGCCCTCGCCCGCGACCACCGCGTCTACCTCTGGGACCTGCTCGGGTTCGGGCAGTCGGAGCAGCGCGACGGGCAGGACGTCGGCCCGGCGGCCCAGGCGAAGGTCTTCACCCGGCTCCTGGAGCACTGGGGGCTGGAACGCCCGCGTGTGATCGCCCACGACATCGGAGGCGCCGTGGCCCTGCGGCCCCTGCTCCTGGACGGCGCGCGGTACGCAGACCTCACCCTGGTGGACGCGGTGGCCTGCGGGGACTGGGGCACCGGGCTCTTCCGGCTCATCAGGGAGAACGCGGACCTCTTCGAGCAGCTCCCCGGCTACGCCCACGAGGCGCTGGTCGAGAGCCATCTGCGCCACGCCACGCACACCGGCTACCGGGCGGACGTCCTGGCCGCCCATGCCGATCCGTGGCGCGGCGAGCGCGGCCGGGCCGCGTACTACCGCCAGTACCGGCAGGCCGACCAGGCCGCGACCGACGCGTTCCAGCACCTGCTGGGGGACGTTCCGGTGCCGACCCGGATCATCTGGGGGCGTGAGGACCGGTTCCTGCCGGCGCACTTCGCCGAGCAGCTGCACGCGCTGATCCCGCACTCCGAACTGCACTGGATCGAAGACGCGGGCCACACGGTGCAGGAGGACGCCCCCGCGCAGCTGCTGGCCCTGCTGACCCGGGACTTCCGGCCGGCCGGCCCGGGGGCCTGA
- a CDS encoding CGNR zinc finger domain-containing protein: protein MRRNPAPAELELVEDFCNTATHLHGEDDLARPETAARWLGARGFPAPADQGELDSLTEARETVRAFLVERTSPEAVDALNRLIASVAGAPAVRPDGALTLRPASGGAVAEVVRQVLEALLIHGLTGRHATRLKACAAPECRWVFYDRAPSSNGLWCDMDVCGARHKMRAYRARGGAAARRGA from the coding sequence ATGCGACGGAACCCTGCGCCCGCGGAGCTCGAACTGGTCGAGGACTTCTGCAACACGGCCACTCATCTCCATGGCGAGGACGATCTCGCCCGGCCGGAGACGGCTGCCCGGTGGCTCGGCGCGCGCGGCTTCCCGGCACCGGCCGATCAGGGAGAGCTGGACTCGCTCACGGAGGCGCGGGAGACCGTGCGGGCCTTTCTGGTCGAGCGGACCTCACCGGAGGCGGTCGACGCCCTCAACCGGCTCATCGCCTCGGTCGCGGGTGCTCCCGCCGTGCGCCCCGACGGGGCGCTCACCCTGCGGCCGGCCTCCGGCGGGGCGGTGGCGGAGGTGGTGCGCCAGGTGCTCGAAGCCCTCCTGATCCACGGCCTGACCGGGCGTCACGCCACCCGCCTCAAGGCCTGCGCGGCCCCGGAGTGCCGCTGGGTCTTCTACGACCGGGCACCGTCGTCGAACGGCCTCTGGTGCGACATGGACGTGTGCGGCGCACGGCACAAGATGCGCGCCTACCGCGCCCGCGGCGGGGCCGCCGCACGCCGGGGCGCCTAA
- a CDS encoding DUF6986 family protein, translating to MGQQEKVATSLAGAVSEEISASLTAVDAELARRYPGDPGTRQPVHTVYVPGDVFEPGTLRSWGDQALAALDEHAPDASSFAAVLGIPEELAGPVHDRVRAKLEREPVEDLRIDFEDGYGPRPDAEEDEAAARAARLVSEAYANGTAAPYMGIRMKCMEAGVRDRGIRTTDVFLSGLMAAGGLPEGLVLTLPKVTYPEQVTAFVQLLEAFEKAHGLDAGRIGFEIQIETSQSILAADGTAAVARMIDAARGRATGLHYGTFDYSACVGVSAAYQASDHPAADHAKAVMQVAAAGTGVRVSDGSTNVLPVGPADRVHEAWRLHYGLTRRALARAYYQGWDMHPAHLPTRYAAVYAFYREGLEPAAARLAAYVARAGGDVMDEPATAKALSGYLLRGIDCGALDTAEVARLTGLTRADLEAFASPRRGDLTVTAP from the coding sequence ATGGGTCAGCAGGAGAAGGTGGCAACGAGCCTCGCCGGTGCGGTCAGCGAGGAGATCAGCGCCTCCCTCACGGCGGTCGACGCGGAACTCGCCCGCCGCTACCCGGGTGATCCCGGCACCCGCCAGCCCGTGCACACCGTCTACGTGCCCGGCGATGTCTTCGAGCCCGGCACCCTGCGCTCCTGGGGCGATCAGGCGCTGGCCGCCCTCGACGAACACGCCCCCGACGCCTCCTCGTTCGCCGCCGTCCTCGGCATCCCCGAGGAGCTGGCGGGGCCCGTCCACGACCGCGTACGCGCCAAGCTGGAGCGCGAGCCCGTCGAGGACCTGCGCATCGACTTCGAGGACGGCTACGGCCCCCGCCCGGACGCCGAGGAGGACGAGGCCGCCGCCCGCGCCGCCCGGCTGGTCTCGGAGGCGTACGCGAACGGCACCGCGGCCCCGTACATGGGCATCCGGATGAAGTGCATGGAGGCCGGCGTCCGTGACCGCGGCATCCGTACCACGGACGTCTTCCTCAGCGGGCTGATGGCCGCCGGAGGCCTGCCCGAAGGGCTCGTGCTGACCCTTCCGAAGGTCACCTACCCCGAGCAGGTCACCGCCTTCGTCCAGCTCCTCGAAGCCTTCGAGAAGGCGCACGGCCTGGACGCCGGACGCATCGGCTTCGAGATCCAGATCGAGACCAGCCAGTCGATCCTCGCCGCCGACGGGACCGCCGCCGTCGCCCGCATGATCGACGCGGCACGGGGCCGTGCGACCGGGCTGCACTACGGCACCTTCGACTACAGCGCCTGCGTCGGGGTCAGCGCCGCCTACCAGGCCAGCGACCACCCGGCCGCCGACCACGCCAAGGCCGTCATGCAGGTCGCCGCCGCGGGCACCGGCGTACGCGTCTCCGACGGCTCGACCAACGTCCTGCCGGTGGGCCCGGCCGACCGGGTCCACGAGGCCTGGCGGCTCCACTACGGCCTCACCCGCCGCGCTCTCGCCCGTGCGTACTACCAGGGCTGGGACATGCACCCCGCCCACCTGCCGACGCGCTACGCGGCCGTCTACGCCTTCTACCGGGAGGGCCTGGAGCCGGCCGCCGCCCGGCTCGCCGCCTACGTGGCCAGGGCGGGCGGCGACGTCATGGACGAGCCCGCCACCGCCAAGGCCCTCAGCGGCTACCTGCTGCGCGGCATCGACTGCGGCGCGCTGGACACCGCCGAGGTGGCCCGGCTGACCGGCCTGACCCGCGCGGACCTGGAGGCCTTCGCCTCGCCGCGCCGGGGCGACCTGACGGTCACGGCTCCGTAA
- a CDS encoding electron transfer flavoprotein subunit alpha/FixB family protein codes for MAEVLVLVDHVDGAVRKPTLELLTLARRIGDPVAVALGAGAGGTAGVLGEHGAVKVLTSDAPEFADYLVVPKVDALQAAFDAVSPAAVLVVSSAEGKEIAARLALRIGSGIITDATDLEAGDEGPVATQAVFAASYTTRSRVSKGVPVITVKPNSAPVEPAAAAGTVEALTVSFGETASGTKVVSRTARESTGRPELTEAAIVVSGGRGVNGAENFPLIEALADSLGAAVGASRAAVDAGWYPHTSQVGQTGKSVSPQLYIASGISGAIQHRAGMQTSKTIVAINKDAEAPIFELVDYGVVGDLFAVVPQLTEEINTRKG; via the coding sequence ATGGCTGAAGTTCTGGTTCTGGTCGATCATGTGGACGGTGCGGTCCGTAAGCCGACGCTGGAGTTGCTGACGCTGGCGCGTCGGATCGGTGACCCGGTCGCGGTGGCCCTGGGCGCGGGTGCCGGGGGCACTGCGGGTGTGCTGGGTGAGCACGGTGCGGTGAAGGTCCTCACCTCCGATGCCCCGGAGTTCGCGGACTACCTGGTGGTGCCGAAGGTCGACGCGCTGCAGGCCGCGTTCGACGCCGTCTCCCCCGCGGCGGTGCTGGTGGTGTCCTCGGCCGAGGGCAAGGAGATCGCCGCTCGTCTCGCGCTGCGGATCGGGTCGGGCATCATCACCGACGCCACCGATCTGGAGGCCGGGGACGAGGGTCCGGTGGCGACGCAGGCCGTGTTCGCCGCCTCCTACACCACCAGGTCCCGGGTCTCCAAGGGTGTTCCGGTGATCACGGTCAAGCCGAACTCCGCCCCCGTCGAGCCGGCCGCCGCCGCCGGCACGGTCGAGGCGCTGACGGTGTCGTTCGGCGAGACGGCCTCGGGTACGAAGGTGGTCTCGCGGACGGCACGTGAGTCGACGGGGCGCCCGGAGCTGACCGAGGCGGCGATCGTCGTCTCGGGCGGCCGGGGCGTCAACGGCGCGGAGAACTTCCCGCTCATCGAGGCTCTCGCGGACAGTCTGGGGGCGGCGGTGGGCGCTTCGCGTGCGGCGGTCGACGCGGGCTGGTACCCGCACACCTCCCAGGTCGGGCAGACCGGCAAGTCCGTCTCCCCGCAGCTGTACATCGCCTCGGGCATCTCCGGAGCGATCCAGCACCGGGCGGGCATGCAGACCTCGAAGACGATCGTCGCGATCAACAAGGACGCCGAGGCCCCGATCTTCGAACTCGTCGACTACGGCGTCGTCGGCGACCTCTTCGCCGTCGTGCCCCAGCTCACCGAGGAGATCAACACCCGCAAGGGCTGA
- a CDS encoding electron transfer flavoprotein subunit beta/FixA family protein yields the protein MSLRIVVCVKYVPDATGDRRFADDLTLDREDVDGLLSELDEYAVEQALQIADGADDAEITVVTVGPEDAKDALRKALSMGADKAVHVEDDDLHGSDVMGTSLVLAKAVERTGYDLVICGMASTDGVMGVLPALLAERLGVPQVTLLSEVSVAGGVVTGRRDGDTASEQLEASLPAVVSVTDQSGEARYPSFKGIMAAKKKPVESLDLEDLELDADEVGLAGAWTAVDSATERPARTAGTVVKDEGEGGKQLAEFLAGQKFI from the coding sequence GTGAGCTTGAGGATCGTTGTCTGTGTGAAGTACGTGCCCGACGCGACCGGTGACCGGCGTTTCGCCGATGACCTGACGCTGGACCGTGAGGATGTCGACGGTCTGCTGTCGGAGCTGGACGAGTACGCGGTCGAGCAGGCGTTGCAGATCGCGGACGGGGCGGACGATGCGGAGATCACCGTGGTGACGGTGGGTCCGGAGGATGCCAAGGACGCGTTGCGCAAGGCGTTGTCGATGGGTGCGGACAAGGCGGTTCACGTCGAGGACGACGATCTGCACGGCAGTGATGTGATGGGCACGTCGCTGGTGCTGGCGAAGGCGGTCGAGAGGACCGGGTACGACCTGGTGATCTGCGGGATGGCCTCCACCGACGGGGTGATGGGTGTGCTGCCCGCGCTGCTGGCGGAGCGGCTGGGTGTGCCGCAGGTGACGCTGCTGTCCGAGGTGTCGGTGGCCGGGGGTGTGGTGACCGGGCGGCGTGACGGTGACACCGCTTCGGAGCAGTTGGAGGCGTCGCTGCCGGCGGTGGTGTCGGTGACCGACCAGTCGGGTGAGGCGCGTTACCCCTCGTTCAAGGGGATCATGGCGGCGAAGAAGAAGCCGGTGGAGTCCTTGGATCTGGAGGACCTGGAGCTGGACGCGGACGAGGTCGGTCTGGCGGGTGCGTGGACGGCGGTCGACTCCGCGACGGAGCGTCCGGCGCGCACGGCGGGCACGGTCGTGAAGGACGAGGGTGAGGGCGGTAAGCAGCTCGCCGAGTTCCTCGCGGGCCAGAAGTTCATCTGA